A window from Pseudomonas frederiksbergensis encodes these proteins:
- a CDS encoding phosphoethanolamine transferase CptA, producing MALFKRSNTSANGFDWTGFLWLFLFFWYFSGITQLLIQLTGTSGFSGFRQAFVMSALWLAPMLLFPKQTRVMAAVIGVVLWACSMASLGYFFIYQQEFSQSVIFIMFESNISEAGEYMTQYFAWWMVAAFLGHTAFAYFLWTRLRPVYMPRGRALVAATAIVVAVVGYPLIKQTARTGSLASGFEKFETRIEPAVPWQMAVAYHRYLDTLAGMQDMLHSASKIPPLHNLKDSAANQPATLVLVIGESTNRQRMSLYGYPRETTPELDKLKDQLAVFDNVITPRPYTIEALQQVLTFADEENPDLYLSTPSLVSMMKQAGYKTFWITNQQTMTKRNTMLTTFSEQADEQVYLNNNRNQNAAQYDGDVIEPFNKALADAAPRKLIVVHLLGTHMSYQYRYPSSFDKFKDRKGVPDGVRDDQVPTYNSYDNAVLYNDFVVSSLIKDYAKSDPNGFLLYLSDHGEDVFDSPGHSTLGRNESKPTAPMYTIPFMAWASPKWRENHDWSFAGDLGRPYSSSHLIHTWADLAGLSFDELDRSKSLVSDSFKPRPLMIGNPYEREQKALIDFSLMKPKALPGATAAVQK from the coding sequence ATGGCTTTGTTTAAACGCAGCAATACGTCTGCGAATGGTTTCGACTGGACAGGATTTCTCTGGCTGTTCCTGTTCTTCTGGTATTTTTCCGGCATTACCCAACTGCTGATCCAACTGACAGGCACCTCTGGTTTCAGCGGGTTCCGCCAGGCCTTTGTGATGAGCGCCCTCTGGCTTGCGCCGATGTTGCTGTTCCCCAAACAGACACGTGTCATGGCGGCAGTCATCGGTGTGGTGCTGTGGGCCTGTTCAATGGCCAGCCTGGGTTACTTCTTCATCTATCAGCAGGAGTTTTCCCAAAGCGTCATCTTCATCATGTTCGAGTCGAACATCTCTGAAGCCGGCGAGTACATGACTCAGTATTTTGCCTGGTGGATGGTGGCGGCATTCCTCGGCCACACCGCTTTCGCTTACTTCCTCTGGACTCGCTTGCGCCCGGTGTACATGCCCCGCGGTCGGGCACTGGTGGCTGCAACGGCGATTGTGGTGGCCGTGGTCGGTTATCCGCTGATAAAGCAAACCGCGCGTACCGGCAGCCTTGCCAGCGGTTTCGAGAAGTTTGAAACCCGTATCGAGCCCGCCGTGCCTTGGCAGATGGCCGTGGCTTATCACCGTTACCTCGATACCCTGGCGGGTATGCAAGACATGCTCCATAGCGCGAGCAAGATCCCTCCCCTGCACAATCTCAAGGATTCGGCGGCCAATCAGCCGGCGACCCTGGTGCTGGTGATCGGGGAGTCCACCAACCGTCAGCGCATGAGCCTGTACGGCTACCCTCGGGAAACCACCCCGGAGCTGGACAAGCTCAAGGATCAACTGGCGGTCTTCGATAACGTCATCACCCCACGCCCTTACACCATCGAGGCGTTACAGCAGGTTCTGACCTTCGCCGACGAAGAAAACCCGGACCTGTACCTGTCGACCCCGTCGCTGGTCAGCATGATGAAACAGGCAGGCTACAAGACCTTCTGGATCACCAACCAGCAGACCATGACCAAGCGCAACACCATGCTGACGACCTTCTCCGAGCAGGCCGACGAGCAGGTGTACCTGAACAACAACCGTAACCAGAATGCCGCCCAGTACGATGGCGACGTGATCGAGCCGTTCAACAAGGCCTTGGCCGACGCTGCGCCGCGCAAGCTGATCGTCGTGCATTTGCTCGGCACGCACATGAGCTATCAATACCGCTATCCGTCGTCCTTCGACAAGTTCAAGGACCGCAAAGGCGTTCCCGACGGTGTACGTGACGACCAGGTGCCGACGTACAACAGCTATGACAACGCGGTGCTGTACAACGACTTCGTGGTTTCGAGCCTGATCAAGGACTACGCCAAGTCTGATCCGAACGGCTTCCTGCTGTACCTTTCCGACCACGGTGAAGACGTTTTCGATTCTCCTGGTCACAGCACCCTTGGCCGCAACGAAAGCAAACCGACGGCGCCGATGTACACCATTCCGTTCATGGCCTGGGCCTCGCCGAAATGGCGCGAAAACCACGACTGGAGCTTTGCCGGTGATCTGGGGCGGCCTTACAGCAGCTCGCACCTGATCCATACCTGGGCTGATCTGGCGGGTCTGAGCTTCGATGAACTGGATCGCAGCAAGAGCCTGGTCAGCGACAGTTTCAAGCCACGGCCATTGATGATCGGCAATCCTTATGAGCGCGAGCAAAAGGCATTGATCGACTTTAGCCTGATGAAACCCAAGGCCCTGCCAGGCGCTACGGCAGCCGTTCAGAAGTAA
- a CDS encoding DUF6026 family protein translates to MGTVQAARPAQTLYVTIRRDELRQLKDERDQLKQELAQLRLLTQSNQAQPLPVTHRVPHA, encoded by the coding sequence ATGGGCACAGTACAAGCAGCACGGCCAGCACAAACCCTTTACGTCACGATTCGTCGCGATGAATTGCGCCAGTTGAAAGACGAGCGCGACCAATTGAAGCAGGAGCTCGCGCAATTGCGCTTGTTGACACAAAGCAATCAGGCCCAGCCTTTGCCCGTCACTCACCGTGTGCCTCACGCCTGA
- the gnd gene encoding phosphogluconate dehydrogenase (NAD(+)-dependent, decarboxylating), which yields MQLGIIGLGRMGGNIARRLMLNGHTTVVYDRNTAFVDTLAAEGAAGVIDLPALVAGLAKPRAVWVMLPAGAPTEDTIDTLSTLLEAGDTIIDGGNTFYKDDIRRAKTLSQKGLHYVDVGTSGGVWGLERGYCMMIGGEAEVVKRLDPLFDSLAPGLGDIPRTKDRKSEDDRAERGYIHAGPAGSGHFVKMIHNGIEYGMMQAFAEGFDILKTKASTNLPEDQRFDLNVGDIAEVWRRGSVVSSWLLDLTADALASDPKLDGYSGSVADSGEGRWTIEAAMEQSVPVPVLSNSLFSRYRSRGQGTFGDKILSAQRFGFGGHVETSKK from the coding sequence ATGCAACTCGGGATTATTGGACTGGGCCGCATGGGCGGTAATATTGCGCGGCGCCTGATGCTCAACGGGCATACCACCGTTGTTTACGACCGCAATACCGCCTTTGTCGACACCCTGGCCGCAGAAGGCGCCGCTGGCGTCATCGACCTGCCAGCGTTGGTCGCTGGCCTGGCCAAGCCACGTGCGGTGTGGGTGATGCTGCCGGCCGGCGCACCGACCGAAGACACCATCGACACCCTGAGCACCCTGCTCGAAGCTGGCGATACCATCATCGACGGCGGCAACACCTTCTATAAGGACGACATCCGCCGGGCGAAAACCCTCTCGCAGAAAGGCCTGCACTACGTCGACGTCGGCACCTCCGGCGGCGTCTGGGGCCTTGAGCGTGGTTACTGCATGATGATCGGTGGCGAAGCCGAGGTGGTTAAGCGCCTTGATCCGCTGTTCGACAGCCTTGCACCGGGCCTGGGTGACATCCCTCGGACCAAGGACCGCAAGTCCGAAGACGACCGTGCCGAGCGCGGTTACATCCACGCAGGCCCGGCCGGATCTGGCCATTTCGTGAAAATGATCCACAACGGCATCGAATACGGAATGATGCAGGCCTTCGCCGAAGGCTTCGACATCCTCAAGACCAAAGCCAGCACCAACCTGCCGGAAGACCAGCGTTTCGACCTGAACGTAGGCGACATCGCCGAAGTCTGGCGTCGTGGCAGCGTTGTGTCGTCCTGGTTGCTCGACCTGACCGCCGACGCGCTGGCCAGCGACCCGAAACTCGACGGGTACTCAGGCTCGGTAGCTGACAGCGGTGAAGGTCGCTGGACCATCGAAGCCGCCATGGAGCAATCGGTGCCCGTACCGGTGCTGTCGAACTCGCTGTTCTCCCGCTATCGGTCGCGCGGGCAAGGCACCTTTGGCGACAAGATTCTCTCGGCCCAACGTTTCGGCTTCGGTGGCCACGTGGAGACTTCGAAAAAATGA
- the zwf gene encoding glucose-6-phosphate dehydrogenase, with protein sequence MTRLIRNKSKAEVAPPTTLFLFGAHGDLVKRLLMPALYNLSRDGLLGDGLRIIGVDHNAITDEAFAKKLEDFIRAEVAAKVGKGEHALDPALWAKLAKGISYVQGDFLDDSTYQALAAKIADSGTGNAVFYLATAPRFFSEVVRRLGASGLLQESPEAFRRVVIEKPFGSDLPTAEALNACLLKVMTENQIYRIDHYLGKETVQNILISRFSNSLFEAFWNNHYIDHVQITAAETVGVETRGSFYEHTGALRDMVPNHLFQLLAMVAMEPPAAFGADAVRGEKAKVVGAIRPWSVEEALANSVRGQYTPGEIDGKPLPGYRQENNVAPDSNTETYVALKVMIDNWRWGGVPFYLRTGKRMSVRDTEIVICFKPAPYAQFRDTEVDELQPTYLRIQIQPNEGMWFDLLAKRPGPALKMANIELGFAYKDFFEMQPSTGYETLIYDCLTGDQTLFQRADNIENGWRAVQPFLDAWQQDASVQSYAAGEDGPQAAEDLLTRDGRVWHGLG encoded by the coding sequence ATGACCCGCTTGATCCGCAATAAATCCAAGGCAGAAGTCGCACCACCGACCACGCTGTTTCTGTTCGGTGCCCACGGTGACCTGGTCAAGCGTCTGCTGATGCCGGCGCTGTACAACCTGAGTCGTGACGGTCTGCTTGGGGATGGACTGCGGATCATCGGCGTCGACCACAACGCCATCACCGATGAAGCCTTTGCGAAAAAACTCGAAGACTTCATTCGGGCCGAAGTGGCTGCCAAGGTCGGCAAGGGCGAGCATGCCCTTGACCCGGCCTTGTGGGCCAAGTTGGCCAAAGGCATCAGCTACGTCCAGGGCGACTTCCTGGACGACAGCACCTATCAAGCCCTGGCGGCGAAAATCGCCGACAGCGGCACCGGCAATGCCGTCTTCTACCTGGCCACTGCGCCACGTTTCTTCAGTGAGGTGGTGCGTCGTCTCGGCGCCTCCGGCTTGCTGCAAGAGTCGCCGGAAGCGTTCAGACGGGTCGTGATCGAAAAACCCTTCGGTTCCGATCTGCCAACGGCGGAAGCCTTGAACGCTTGTTTGCTCAAGGTAATGACGGAAAACCAGATCTACCGGATCGATCACTATCTGGGCAAGGAAACCGTGCAGAACATTCTGATCAGCCGGTTTTCCAACAGTCTGTTCGAAGCGTTCTGGAACAACCACTACATCGACCACGTACAAATCACCGCCGCCGAAACCGTCGGCGTGGAAACCCGTGGCAGTTTTTATGAGCACACCGGCGCCTTGCGGGACATGGTGCCCAATCACCTGTTCCAATTGCTGGCGATGGTCGCGATGGAGCCGCCGGCTGCCTTTGGCGCCGACGCAGTACGCGGCGAGAAGGCCAAGGTGGTCGGTGCGATTCGTCCTTGGTCGGTCGAGGAAGCGCTGGCCAATTCGGTACGCGGCCAATACACGCCCGGCGAAATCGACGGCAAGCCGTTGCCGGGGTATCGCCAGGAAAACAACGTGGCGCCCGACAGCAATACCGAAACCTATGTCGCGCTGAAAGTCATGATCGACAACTGGCGCTGGGGCGGCGTGCCGTTTTATCTGCGCACCGGCAAGCGCATGAGCGTGCGTGACACCGAGATTGTCATCTGCTTCAAACCGGCGCCGTATGCGCAGTTTCGCGATACCGAGGTCGATGAACTGCAACCGACCTATCTGCGAATCCAGATTCAACCCAACGAAGGCATGTGGTTCGATCTGCTGGCCAAGCGGCCTGGCCCAGCCTTGAAAATGGCTAATATCGAACTGGGCTTTGCCTACAAGGATTTTTTCGAAATGCAGCCGTCCACCGGCTATGAAACCCTGATCTACGATTGCCTGACCGGCGATCAGACGCTGTTCCAGCGCGCCGACAACATCGAGAATGGCTGGCGCGCGGTACAGCCGTTCCTCGACGCCTGGCAGCAGGACGCGAGCGTGCAGAGCTATGCCGCTGGCGAAGACGGCCCGCAGGCTGCAGAAGATCTGCTGACTCGCGATGGTCGCGTCTGGCACGGCCTCGGATGA
- a CDS encoding Cof-type HAD-IIB family hydrolase has product MSDTAQPIRFLLSDMDGTLLLPDHSLSQRTIEAVRSLREAGVLFSLATGRPPKAMLQQIEALGVDLPTAAFNGGTIVNPDGSLLVAHYLPATAALTALALFADRPDIEIWVFSGGDWLLKDPNGPMVPREQHGLGYPPVVVESFEPYLERIDKIVATSNNTQLLIELEALLLPKVEGQAQVSRSQPIYLDVTAMQANKGAALVTLAEFLGVPLEQTAALGDGGNDPAMFHRAGLSIAMGQSEEAVKRQADVVTGANTEEGAAQAIERYILPR; this is encoded by the coding sequence ATGAGTGATACAGCGCAACCCATTCGTTTTCTGCTCAGTGACATGGACGGCACCTTGTTGCTGCCCGATCACAGCCTCAGCCAACGCACGATTGAAGCCGTCCGTTCATTGCGCGAGGCGGGCGTGTTGTTCAGCCTCGCCACCGGCCGCCCACCCAAAGCCATGTTGCAGCAGATCGAAGCCCTGGGCGTCGACTTGCCAACGGCAGCCTTCAATGGCGGCACCATCGTTAATCCGGACGGCAGTTTGCTGGTCGCACATTACTTGCCGGCCACGGCTGCGCTGACGGCATTGGCGCTGTTTGCCGACCGGCCGGACATCGAAATCTGGGTGTTCAGTGGTGGCGACTGGTTGCTCAAAGATCCGAACGGCCCAATGGTGCCTCGTGAACAGCACGGCCTGGGTTATCCGCCAGTGGTGGTCGAGAGTTTTGAGCCGTACCTGGAACGTATCGACAAGATCGTCGCCACCAGCAACAACACGCAGTTGTTGATTGAACTGGAAGCGCTGCTGCTGCCCAAAGTGGAAGGCCAGGCACAGGTTTCCCGTTCACAGCCGATTTATCTGGACGTGACCGCCATGCAAGCCAACAAGGGTGCAGCGCTGGTGACACTGGCTGAATTTCTCGGTGTACCGCTGGAGCAGACCGCGGCGCTGGGCGATGGCGGCAATGACCCGGCGATGTTTCACCGCGCAGGCTTGTCGATCGCCATGGGGCAGTCGGAAGAGGCGGTGAAGCGCCAGGCGGACGTGGTGACGGGCGCCAATACCGAAGAGGGTGCGGCCCAGGCAATCGAGCGCTACATCCTCCCTCGATAA
- the nhaB gene encoding sodium/proton antiporter NhaB, with amino-acid sequence MPGSMAQAFAHNFLGHSPRWYKASIVGFLILNALVFWTVSPVVAGWLLVLEFIFTLAMALKCYPLMPGGLLVIEALLLKMTTPQALYDELVHNFPVILLLMFMVAGIYFMKDLLLFLFSRLLLGVRSKALLALMFCFLSAFLSAFLDALTVTAVIISAAVGFYSVYHRVASGNDPRQDSEFGDDQHLPTLHHADLEQFRAFLRSLLMHGAVGTALGGVCTLVGEPQNLLIGHEMGWHFSEFFLKVAPVSLPVLVAGLVTCVLLEKLRWFGYGTLLPDNVRAILANYAAEDDAERTSRQRAALIVQGLAALILIVGLALHIAEVGLIGLMVIVLITAFTGITDEHRIGNAFKDAMPFTALLVVFFAVVAVIHDQQLFTPLIHWVLALPADQQPGMLFIANGLLSAISDNVFVATIYITEVKQAFISGHMSREHFETLAIAINTGTNLPSVATPNGQAAFLFLLTSAIAPLIRLSYGRMVWMALPYTVVMGVLGWYAVSYWL; translated from the coding sequence ATGCCCGGTTCAATGGCTCAGGCGTTCGCGCACAATTTTCTCGGGCATTCACCCCGTTGGTACAAGGCAAGCATTGTCGGCTTCCTGATTCTCAACGCATTGGTGTTTTGGACCGTCAGCCCGGTAGTGGCCGGTTGGCTGCTGGTGCTGGAGTTCATCTTTACCCTGGCGATGGCGCTCAAGTGTTATCCGTTAATGCCCGGCGGCCTGCTGGTGATCGAAGCACTGCTGCTGAAGATGACCACGCCCCAGGCACTCTACGACGAGCTGGTGCACAACTTCCCGGTGATCCTGCTGCTGATGTTCATGGTGGCCGGCATCTACTTCATGAAAGACCTGCTGCTGTTTCTGTTCTCACGGCTGCTGCTCGGGGTTCGCTCCAAGGCGCTGCTGGCATTGATGTTCTGCTTCCTCTCGGCGTTCCTGTCGGCGTTTCTTGACGCCTTGACCGTGACCGCCGTGATCATCAGTGCAGCCGTCGGGTTTTACTCGGTGTATCACCGCGTCGCCTCAGGCAACGATCCGCGTCAGGACAGTGAGTTTGGCGATGACCAGCACCTGCCCACCCTCCATCACGCCGACCTCGAACAATTCCGCGCCTTTCTGCGCAGCCTGCTGATGCATGGAGCCGTGGGTACCGCACTGGGCGGTGTTTGCACATTGGTAGGTGAGCCGCAGAACCTGCTGATCGGCCACGAGATGGGCTGGCACTTTTCTGAGTTCTTTCTGAAAGTCGCCCCGGTTTCATTGCCGGTCCTGGTGGCGGGCCTGGTGACCTGCGTCCTGCTGGAGAAACTTCGCTGGTTCGGTTACGGCACGCTGTTGCCGGACAACGTGCGCGCGATTCTGGCCAACTACGCGGCAGAAGACGATGCCGAACGCACCTCGCGCCAACGTGCAGCGCTCATCGTGCAGGGATTGGCAGCGCTGATTCTGATTGTCGGGCTGGCGCTCCACATTGCCGAGGTCGGCCTGATCGGCTTGATGGTGATTGTGCTGATCACCGCATTCACTGGCATCACCGACGAGCACCGAATCGGCAACGCGTTCAAGGACGCCATGCCGTTTACAGCGTTGTTGGTGGTGTTTTTCGCGGTGGTGGCGGTGATTCACGATCAGCAGCTGTTCACCCCGTTGATCCATTGGGTGCTGGCGCTGCCAGCGGATCAACAACCGGGCATGCTGTTTATCGCCAACGGCTTGCTGTCGGCCATCAGCGATAACGTGTTCGTCGCGACCATTTACATCACCGAAGTCAAACAGGCCTTCATCTCCGGCCACATGAGCCGAGAGCATTTCGAGACGCTGGCGATTGCGATCAACACCGGCACCAACCTGCCGAGCGTGGCGACACCCAATGGTCAGGCTGCGTTTTTGTTCTTGCTGACTTCAGCGATCGCACCGCTGATTCGCCTGTCGTACGGGCGGATGGTGTGGATGGCGTTGCCGTACACCGTGGTGATGGGTGTTCTTGGCTGGTATGCCGTGAGTTATTGGTTGTAA